One Saccharopolyspora erythraea NRRL 2338 genomic region harbors:
- a CDS encoding tripartite tricarboxylate transporter TctB family protein, which produces MSTTELRPAAEPRRSRHGWLKEHSELGICVVLAALGVLVLVDAFTIATDFTQRGPVGPKTVPYLVGGLLLLVSVLLARDVLRGGRGKAESGEDVDLSAPSDWRTVLLLSAAFLANAVLINVIGFPLSGMILFWGCAYALGSRDTVRDPLVAAVLSVLTYVVFNHLLGVPLPGGPLMGVL; this is translated from the coding sequence ATGAGCACGACCGAACTCCGGCCCGCCGCCGAGCCCCGGCGCTCGCGGCACGGCTGGCTGAAGGAGCACTCCGAGCTCGGCATCTGCGTGGTCCTGGCCGCGCTGGGCGTGCTGGTGCTGGTGGACGCCTTCACCATCGCCACCGACTTCACCCAGCGCGGCCCGGTCGGGCCGAAGACCGTGCCCTACCTGGTGGGCGGTCTGCTGCTGCTGGTGTCGGTGCTGCTGGCGCGCGACGTGCTGCGCGGCGGTCGCGGCAAGGCCGAGAGCGGCGAGGACGTCGACCTGTCCGCGCCGAGCGACTGGCGCACGGTGCTGCTGCTGTCGGCGGCGTTCCTGGCCAACGCGGTGCTGATCAACGTCATCGGCTTCCCGCTGTCGGGGATGATCCTGTTCTGGGGCTGCGCCTACGCGCTGGGCAGCCGCGACACCGTGCGCGACCCGCTGGTGGCGGCGGTGCTGTCGGTGCTCACCTACGTCGTTTTCAACCACCTGCTCGGTGTCCCCCTGCCCGGCGGCCCGCTGATGGGGGTGCTGTGA
- a CDS encoding tripartite tricarboxylate transporter substrate binding protein yields MRLRSALAVVASLLLVLLVPPLASTGTDSGADAQIRGLRMLVPNSPGGGYDITARTAVKAMEDAELNAGVEVFNLPGAGGTVGLGRVVNERGNGKLAMSMGLGVVGSVYTNHSPVSLQDTTPVAKLIEESNVVVVGKDSPYRDLDQLIADWKARPGDVPVGGGSSPGGPDHLAPMLMARAVGLSPKQVNYVPFDGGGELLASVLGGKVAFGVSGIGEYRDQIEAGELRVLAVTGKERLPGVDAPTLTEAGVDVEFTNWRGIVAPPGLSEPDRRKLVTLFTRLNKSPEWQDALRRNGWTEAFAPGEQFGAFLRQENDRVASVLKELGLA; encoded by the coding sequence GTGCGACTACGCAGTGCGCTGGCGGTCGTCGCGTCGCTGCTGCTGGTGCTCCTGGTGCCGCCGCTGGCGAGCACCGGCACCGACAGCGGCGCCGACGCCCAGATCCGCGGGTTGCGGATGCTGGTGCCGAACTCGCCCGGCGGCGGCTACGACATAACCGCGCGCACCGCGGTCAAGGCGATGGAGGACGCCGAGCTCAACGCAGGGGTCGAGGTCTTCAACCTGCCCGGCGCGGGCGGCACCGTCGGCCTGGGCCGGGTGGTCAACGAGCGCGGCAACGGCAAGCTGGCGATGTCGATGGGCCTGGGCGTGGTCGGCAGCGTCTACACCAACCACTCGCCGGTGTCGTTGCAGGACACCACGCCGGTGGCGAAGCTGATCGAGGAGTCCAACGTCGTTGTCGTCGGCAAGGACTCGCCGTACCGCGACCTCGACCAGCTCATCGCCGACTGGAAGGCCCGGCCCGGCGACGTGCCGGTGGGCGGCGGCTCGTCCCCCGGCGGCCCCGACCACCTGGCTCCGATGCTGATGGCCAGGGCCGTCGGGCTGAGCCCGAAGCAGGTCAACTACGTCCCGTTCGACGGCGGCGGCGAGCTGCTGGCCTCGGTGCTCGGCGGCAAGGTCGCCTTCGGCGTCTCCGGCATCGGCGAGTACCGCGACCAGATCGAGGCCGGCGAGCTGCGGGTGCTGGCGGTGACCGGCAAGGAGCGCCTGCCGGGCGTGGACGCGCCCACCCTCACCGAGGCCGGCGTGGATGTGGAGTTCACCAACTGGCGCGGCATCGTCGCACCGCCCGGCCTCTCCGAGCCCGACCGCAGGAAGCTGGTCACCCTGTTCACCCGGCTCAACAAGAGCCCCGAGTGGCAGGACGCGCTGCGGCGCAACGGCTGGACCGAGGCGTTCGCACCGGGCGAGCAGTTCGGCGCGTTCCTGCGCCAGGAGAACGACCGGGTCGCCTCGGTCCTGAAGGAGTTGGGGCTGGCATGA
- a CDS encoding sensor histidine kinase, translating to MEEVRGSLSRQLLVWQLLIIFVLLASIAVFSVTQSDAAFRATEGRRMLSVAEDLAATEGVRVSLPDPFRHDVLPILAESARSLSGADHVIIADGRGIVLTSPDPGQRGQRLPTGASTALSGRAWVGEIDTDGVDSLVAQVPVISADARIIGVVSAGRETPDVLQGLREAPQNPLTLLTFATVLGIAGSVLLARRVKRQTLGLEPQEITRLVEHREALLHGIREGVLGVDQQNRITLVNDQARALLSLPEDCVGRPIDELGLNERAADVLTGRADGVDQIVLRRGRVVVLNRMPISSVGAVVTMRDRTELVDLRRELDAHRDVTDTLRAQAHEFTNRLHTISGLIELGEYEELQRYVDRVSHTREQWHAEVGARVGDPATAALLIAKASLAAERGVGLRLHEGAALGEIDEQLSADLVTVLGNLVDNALDALEGSPGSTRDFVEVDLRHDDEVTVVVRDSGPGVAPEIAEEVFRHGFTTKAARGGERGLGLALTRQICRRRGGSVQVRNDRGAVFTARLPIGPAPGGTS from the coding sequence GTGGAGGAGGTGCGAGGCTCGTTGTCGCGGCAGCTCCTGGTCTGGCAGCTGCTGATCATCTTCGTGCTGCTCGCCTCGATCGCGGTGTTCTCGGTGACCCAGTCCGACGCCGCGTTCCGCGCCACGGAGGGCCGCCGGATGCTCTCGGTCGCCGAGGACCTCGCGGCCACCGAAGGCGTCCGGGTGAGCCTGCCCGACCCGTTCCGCCACGACGTGCTGCCGATCCTGGCCGAGAGCGCCCGCAGCCTCTCCGGCGCCGACCACGTGATCATCGCCGACGGCCGCGGGATCGTGCTGACCTCGCCCGATCCCGGCCAGCGCGGGCAGCGGCTGCCGACTGGCGCCAGCACCGCGCTCTCCGGCCGGGCGTGGGTGGGCGAGATCGACACCGACGGCGTCGACTCCCTGGTCGCGCAGGTGCCGGTGATCTCCGCCGACGCGCGGATCATCGGCGTGGTCTCGGCGGGCCGGGAGACACCGGACGTGCTGCAGGGGCTGCGGGAGGCACCGCAGAACCCGCTGACGCTGCTGACCTTCGCCACCGTGCTGGGCATCGCGGGCTCGGTCTTGCTGGCGCGGCGGGTCAAGCGCCAGACTCTCGGCCTCGAACCGCAGGAGATCACCCGGTTGGTCGAGCACCGGGAGGCGCTGCTGCACGGCATCCGGGAGGGGGTGCTCGGCGTGGACCAGCAGAACCGGATCACGCTGGTCAACGACCAGGCCCGCGCGCTGCTGTCGCTGCCGGAGGACTGCGTCGGCAGGCCGATCGACGAGCTCGGGCTCAACGAGCGCGCCGCCGACGTGCTCACCGGCCGCGCAGACGGCGTCGACCAGATCGTGCTGCGCCGCGGCCGGGTCGTGGTGCTCAACCGGATGCCGATCTCCTCGGTCGGCGCCGTGGTCACGATGCGCGACCGCACCGAGCTGGTCGACCTGCGCCGCGAGCTGGACGCCCACCGCGACGTGACCGACACGCTGCGGGCGCAGGCGCACGAGTTCACCAACCGGTTGCACACCATCTCGGGGCTGATCGAGCTGGGCGAGTACGAGGAGCTGCAGCGCTACGTCGACCGGGTCAGCCACACCCGCGAGCAGTGGCACGCCGAGGTCGGCGCCCGGGTCGGCGACCCGGCGACCGCCGCGCTGCTGATCGCCAAGGCCAGCCTGGCCGCCGAGCGCGGCGTCGGCCTGCGGCTGCACGAGGGCGCGGCGCTCGGCGAGATCGACGAGCAGCTCTCGGCGGACCTGGTCACCGTGCTGGGCAACCTCGTCGACAACGCGCTGGACGCCCTGGAGGGTTCGCCGGGCAGCACGCGGGACTTCGTCGAGGTCGACCTGCGCCACGACGACGAGGTGACGGTCGTGGTGCGCGACTCCGGACCGGGCGTGGCGCCGGAGATCGCCGAGGAGGTGTTCCGCCACGGGTTCACCACCAAGGCCGCCCGGGGCGGCGAACGAGGACTGGGACTGGCGCTGACCAGGCAGATCTGCCGCCGCCGGGGCGGCTCGGTGCAGGTTCGCAACGACCGGGGCGCGGTGTTCACCGCCCGGCTGCCGATCGGCCCCGCTCCGGGAGGGACGTCGTGA
- a CDS encoding response regulator yields the protein MIKVLVVDDDFMVAKIHSGYVSRVTGFEVVGTAHTGADALRAVGELRPELVLLDIYLPDMDGLAVLRELRAGTARPSADPDVIVITAARDLDTVRGAIRGGALHYLIKPFSYEALRDQLENFRSLHRSLSAMPGDAPAAQQDVDRLFGSRARGSSAPPKGVSSETARIVEDILRERSAEGGDLSATECADATALSRVSARKYLEHFVMTGRAEVRLRYGGTGRPERRYRWL from the coding sequence GTGATCAAGGTTCTGGTCGTCGACGACGACTTCATGGTGGCCAAGATCCACAGCGGCTACGTCTCGCGGGTGACCGGCTTCGAGGTCGTCGGCACCGCCCACACCGGCGCCGACGCGCTGCGCGCGGTCGGCGAGCTGCGGCCCGAGCTGGTGCTGCTCGACATCTACCTGCCCGACATGGACGGCCTGGCCGTGCTGCGGGAGCTGCGGGCGGGCACCGCCAGGCCGTCGGCCGACCCCGACGTCATCGTGATCACCGCCGCCCGCGACCTGGACACCGTGCGCGGCGCCATCCGCGGCGGCGCGCTGCACTACCTGATCAAGCCGTTCAGCTACGAGGCGCTGCGCGACCAGCTCGAGAACTTCAGGTCGCTGCACCGCAGCCTCAGCGCGATGCCCGGGGACGCCCCGGCCGCGCAGCAGGACGTCGACCGGCTCTTCGGTTCCCGCGCGCGCGGCTCCTCGGCACCGCCCAAGGGCGTCTCCAGCGAGACCGCGCGGATCGTCGAGGACATCCTGCGCGAGCGTTCCGCCGAGGGCGGTGACCTCTCGGCGACCGAATGCGCCGACGCCACGGCGCTCTCCCGGGTCAGCGCCCGCAAGTACCTGGAGCACTTCGTGATGACCGGTCGCGCCGAGGTGCGCCTGCGCTACGGCGGCACCGGACGTCCGGAACGCCGCTACCGCTGGCTGTGA
- a CDS encoding superoxide dismutase — MAQYVLPELDYDYAALEPAISGEINELHHSKHHATYVKGANDTLDKIAEARDKGDFGSIVGLETTLAFNLAGHSLHLVWWKILSPDGGDKPTGELAAAIDQDFGSFDKFRAQMEAVSTTIQGNGWGVLAWDPVGRRLITQQLRDHHSNLSIATTPLLVFDIWEHAYYLQYRNVKADYVKQLWNVVDWDEVAKRFEDARAGYNGLRLPAAD; from the coding sequence ATGGCTCAGTACGTGCTGCCCGAGTTGGATTACGACTACGCGGCGCTGGAGCCCGCGATCTCGGGGGAGATCAACGAGCTGCACCACAGCAAGCACCACGCGACCTACGTCAAGGGCGCCAACGACACGCTCGACAAGATCGCCGAGGCCCGGGACAAGGGCGACTTCGGCTCGATCGTCGGGCTGGAGACCACGCTGGCGTTCAACCTGGCCGGCCACTCGCTGCACCTGGTGTGGTGGAAGATCCTCAGCCCCGACGGCGGGGACAAGCCCACCGGGGAGCTGGCGGCGGCCATCGACCAGGACTTCGGGTCGTTCGACAAGTTCCGCGCCCAGATGGAGGCGGTGTCGACCACGATCCAGGGCAACGGCTGGGGCGTGCTGGCCTGGGACCCGGTCGGTCGGCGGCTGATCACCCAGCAGCTGCGCGACCACCACTCCAACCTGTCGATCGCCACCACGCCGCTGCTGGTGTTCGACATCTGGGAGCACGCCTACTACCTGCAGTACCGCAACGTCAAGGCCGACTACGTCAAGCAGCTGTGGAACGTGGTCGACTGGGACGAGGTGGCCAAGCGGTTCGAGGACGCCCGCGCCGGCTACAACGGGCTGCGCCTGCCCGCGGCTGACTGA
- a CDS encoding SAM-dependent methyltransferase codes for MSDPTWLTADHDLDRPNGARIYDFYLGGQNNLLCDRTYARRLLALVPDLRHAALENRACMRRVVRMFAERGIRQFLDLGSGIPTAGNTHETAREVAPDCRVVYVDSEPMAVAHGELLLDGDPNTAIVRKDVRDVRAVLDDEQTRRLLDFDQPVAVLLFALMQFIPDDDDPEGMLGQYRDALVPGSYLALSHLTGDDRPEEMEAVRQLTMHEGRPNTLRSRERVRELLAGFELVEPGVVHLPQWRPDPGHRDDEIPVDRSMAYVAVGCKP; via the coding sequence ATGTCCGACCCGACGTGGCTCACCGCAGACCACGACCTTGACCGCCCGAACGGCGCACGGATCTACGACTTCTACCTCGGCGGCCAGAACAACCTGCTGTGCGACCGCACCTACGCGCGCAGGTTGCTGGCGCTGGTACCGGACCTGCGCCACGCCGCGCTGGAGAACCGGGCGTGCATGCGCCGCGTGGTGCGCATGTTCGCCGAGCGCGGCATCCGGCAGTTCCTCGACCTCGGTTCCGGCATCCCCACCGCGGGCAACACCCACGAGACCGCCCGCGAGGTCGCCCCGGACTGCCGCGTCGTCTACGTCGACAGCGAGCCGATGGCGGTCGCGCACGGCGAGCTGCTGCTGGACGGCGACCCGAACACCGCGATCGTGCGCAAGGACGTCCGCGACGTGCGGGCCGTGCTGGACGACGAGCAGACCCGGCGGCTGCTGGACTTCGACCAGCCCGTCGCGGTACTTCTGTTCGCGCTGATGCAGTTCATCCCCGACGACGACGACCCGGAGGGCATGCTCGGGCAGTACCGCGACGCGCTGGTGCCCGGCTCGTACCTCGCGCTGTCGCACCTGACCGGCGACGACCGGCCGGAGGAGATGGAGGCCGTCCGCCAGCTCACCATGCACGAGGGCAGGCCCAACACCCTGCGCAGCCGGGAGCGCGTGCGGGAGCTGCTGGCCGGCTTCGAGCTGGTGGAGCCCGGCGTGGTCCACCTCCCGCAGTGGCGGCCCGACCCGGGGCACCGCGACGACGAAATCCCCGTCGACCGGTCGATGGCCTACGTCGCCGTCGGCTGCAAACCCTGA
- a CDS encoding acyltransferase family protein, with protein sequence MSEQTSTATSAPSGTRSKRKISWDVVRAGCVMLVMLYHATFLGVFLHPELESRELVFPYQVGASLLLLISGYFACVTIGRGPVLRYWWGRVARLLPPFLAAVVLIYAVMRLFPVDGWFDPGWGDLLANLLMLWNWHPQDHPFIDGSHWTVPLQLMGFTAAALLYRSSWGRGPRLRVVLWAAVLLPVAQWPLRVSNPPELYRMLVDGIGAHRWHLLVAGVVIWLWSTRRIGTPHFCALLASCMVAQALHNYSETPEGLVADWGSTVAVCAGMVVVAATAYGPDWNRVVPDWVGRRVQWFAGISYGVFLTHQTIGYIVSRKLQDAGAGPTAQTAAMVGTGVVVGWLLTRVVERPAHRFLMGTYDRLRPGPAKSA encoded by the coding sequence GTGTCCGAGCAGACCAGCACCGCGACCTCGGCCCCCTCGGGCACCCGGAGCAAGCGCAAGATCAGCTGGGACGTGGTCCGCGCGGGCTGCGTGATGCTGGTCATGCTCTACCACGCGACGTTCCTCGGCGTCTTCCTGCACCCGGAGCTGGAAAGCCGCGAGCTGGTCTTCCCGTACCAGGTCGGGGCGAGCCTGCTGCTGCTGATCTCGGGCTACTTCGCCTGCGTGACCATCGGGCGCGGGCCGGTGCTGCGCTACTGGTGGGGCCGCGTCGCCCGGCTGCTGCCGCCCTTCCTGGCGGCGGTGGTGCTCATCTACGCGGTGATGCGGCTGTTCCCGGTGGACGGCTGGTTCGACCCGGGGTGGGGCGACCTGCTGGCCAACCTGCTCATGCTGTGGAACTGGCACCCGCAGGACCACCCCTTCATCGACGGCTCGCACTGGACGGTGCCGTTGCAGCTCATGGGCTTCACCGCCGCGGCGCTGCTGTACCGGTCGAGCTGGGGGCGCGGCCCGCGACTGCGGGTGGTGCTGTGGGCGGCGGTGCTGCTGCCGGTCGCGCAGTGGCCGCTGCGGGTGTCCAACCCGCCGGAGCTGTACCGCATGCTCGTCGACGGCATCGGCGCGCACCGCTGGCACCTGCTGGTGGCCGGGGTGGTGATCTGGCTGTGGTCGACCCGCCGCATCGGCACACCGCACTTCTGCGCGCTGCTGGCCTCGTGCATGGTCGCCCAGGCGCTGCACAACTACTCGGAGACGCCGGAGGGCCTGGTGGCCGACTGGGGCTCGACGGTCGCGGTCTGCGCCGGGATGGTGGTCGTGGCGGCGACCGCCTACGGCCCGGACTGGAACCGGGTCGTGCCGGACTGGGTGGGCAGGCGCGTCCAGTGGTTCGCCGGGATCTCCTACGGCGTGTTCCTCACCCACCAGACCATCGGCTACATCGTCTCGCGCAAGCTGCAGGACGCCGGTGCGGGACCGACCGCGCAGACCGCGGCGATGGTGGGCACCGGCGTGGTCGTGGGCTGGCTGCTGACCCGCGTCGTGGAACGTCCCGCGCACCGCTTCCTGATGGGCACCTACGACCGGCTGCGCCCCGGCCCCGCCAAGTCCGCCTGA
- a CDS encoding S28 family serine protease has protein sequence MKWRGLVTATVTCGLLLTGMPAAAAPQADDVREKLDGIPGLTITGERPTEPGFRLFDLTFTQPADHRDPAGGVFQQRLTLLHRGFERPTVAYTSGYNLPEKASRAEPTQLLDGNQVSLEHRFFKPSRPEPADWDELDIWQSATDEHRVINALRAAYGQEWITTGGSKGGMTAVYHRHFYPGDVDGTVAYVAPNDVDNDRDGYDEFLATVGTDQACRDALVTAQREALLRRGEMLERFGDYAAKEGYTFDKTIGGIDRALELVVSDTPFTFWQYGGQAGCSTIPAAGASTDDLYAFFDKTVQFSSYTDQGVEKYVPYYYQAGTQLGWPGVSNAALADLLHHDDLSDPRGLVPRDIPMSFEPGVMGEIDDWVRSAGSELMFVNGEYDPWNTEPFELGPGSEDSFKYVVPGGNHGADIEALPASERDEATATLRRWGGVDAGVSVRDTPLDERPLQRRPF, from the coding sequence ATGAAGTGGCGTGGTCTGGTCACCGCGACCGTCACGTGCGGGCTGCTGCTCACCGGCATGCCGGCGGCAGCGGCCCCGCAGGCCGACGACGTGCGGGAGAAGCTCGACGGCATCCCGGGGCTCACCATCACGGGTGAGCGGCCGACCGAGCCGGGGTTCCGGCTGTTCGACCTGACGTTCACCCAGCCCGCCGACCACCGCGATCCGGCGGGCGGGGTGTTCCAGCAGCGGCTGACCCTGCTCCACCGCGGGTTCGAGCGGCCCACGGTCGCCTACACCAGCGGGTACAACCTGCCGGAGAAGGCCAGCCGCGCCGAGCCGACCCAGCTGCTCGACGGCAACCAGGTGAGCCTCGAACACCGGTTCTTCAAGCCGTCGCGGCCCGAGCCGGCCGACTGGGACGAGCTCGACATCTGGCAGTCGGCCACCGACGAGCACCGGGTCATCAACGCGCTGAGGGCCGCCTACGGCCAGGAGTGGATCACCACCGGCGGCAGCAAGGGCGGGATGACGGCGGTCTACCACCGCCACTTCTACCCCGGCGACGTCGACGGCACGGTCGCCTACGTCGCGCCCAACGACGTCGACAACGACCGCGACGGCTACGACGAGTTCCTGGCCACCGTCGGCACCGACCAGGCGTGCCGGGACGCGCTGGTGACCGCGCAGCGGGAGGCGCTGCTGCGGCGCGGCGAGATGCTCGAGCGCTTCGGCGACTACGCCGCGAAGGAGGGCTACACCTTCGACAAGACCATCGGCGGCATCGACCGGGCGCTGGAGCTGGTGGTCTCCGACACCCCGTTCACGTTCTGGCAGTACGGCGGCCAGGCGGGCTGCTCGACGATCCCGGCCGCCGGCGCGAGCACCGACGACCTCTACGCCTTCTTCGACAAGACCGTGCAGTTCTCCTCCTACACCGACCAGGGCGTGGAGAAGTACGTGCCGTACTACTACCAGGCGGGCACGCAGCTCGGCTGGCCGGGCGTGTCGAACGCGGCGCTGGCCGACCTGCTGCACCACGACGACCTCAGCGACCCGCGCGGGCTGGTGCCCAGGGACATCCCGATGTCGTTCGAGCCGGGCGTGATGGGCGAGATCGACGACTGGGTGCGCTCGGCGGGCTCGGAGCTGATGTTCGTCAACGGCGAGTACGACCCGTGGAACACCGAGCCGTTCGAGCTGGGTCCCGGCAGCGAGGACTCCTTCAAGTACGTGGTTCCCGGCGGCAACCACGGCGCCGACATCGAGGCGCTGCCCGCCTCGGAGCGCGACGAGGCGACCGCGACGCTGCGCAGGTGGGGCGGTGTCGATGCCGGCGTGTCGGTGCGCGACACGCCGCTGGACGAGCGCCCGCTCCAGCGCCGGCCGTTCTGA
- a CDS encoding PPOX class F420-dependent oxidoreductase: MSESDLPRQALDVLARPNPAVIATVNAEGDPVTVATWYLWENGQVLVNMDGGRARLKHLRRDPRVSLTVLNDDDWYQHISLRGKVVRMADDPDLADIDRLARHYLGKPYPDRDRPRVSAWIQVSSWHGWNMG, translated from the coding sequence ATGTCCGAATCGGACCTGCCGCGGCAGGCGCTGGACGTCCTGGCGCGCCCGAACCCGGCGGTGATCGCCACCGTCAACGCCGAGGGCGACCCGGTCACGGTCGCGACCTGGTACCTGTGGGAGAACGGGCAGGTGCTGGTCAACATGGACGGTGGCCGCGCGCGGCTCAAGCACCTGCGGCGCGACCCGCGCGTCTCGCTGACCGTGCTCAACGACGACGACTGGTACCAGCACATCAGCCTGCGCGGGAAGGTGGTCCGGATGGCCGACGACCCGGACCTGGCCGACATCGACCGCCTCGCGCGGCACTACCTCGGCAAGCCCTACCCGGACCGCGACCGGCCGCGGGTCAGCGCCTGGATCCAGGTGTCCTCCTGGCACGGCTGGAACATGGGTTGA
- a CDS encoding cellulose-binding protein: MGHNDDRELVPLKADFDTVWYGFRRSQVKFYLQQTEAEVRMLTEDRDSALSQVADLSAQLEQSRAEIESLRAQLDRVSRTPIDEEGLSDRMRRMVRLANDEAAEVVASAQAAAEHEWARAEQSAAELRTRYENLVNEADQWRRQAEEQRNESLRRTREDIQRMAREAEQYRRKLDTDAEERRTQIERDFEISMAARREEQMRVQAEREHASRQEAQRRVREATAEAERRVRRADEYAETMLRMRQDLAERVRGAQRVLAAAEPFLSATEAGAPGEHSDTYVDTTVHNGQVPMADIERDEVAVPRQRDEEPVADAPEVAHADARA; this comes from the coding sequence GTGGGGCACAACGATGACCGGGAACTCGTGCCGTTGAAAGCGGATTTCGACACCGTCTGGTACGGGTTCCGGCGTTCGCAGGTGAAGTTCTACCTCCAGCAGACCGAGGCCGAGGTCCGGATGCTGACCGAGGACCGCGACTCGGCGCTGAGCCAGGTCGCGGACCTGTCCGCGCAGCTCGAGCAGTCGCGGGCCGAGATCGAGTCCTTACGAGCGCAGCTCGACCGGGTCAGCCGGACGCCGATCGACGAGGAGGGCCTCTCGGACCGGATGCGCCGGATGGTGCGGCTGGCCAACGACGAGGCCGCCGAGGTCGTCGCGTCGGCGCAGGCCGCCGCCGAGCACGAGTGGGCGCGGGCCGAGCAGTCGGCGGCCGAGCTGCGCACCCGCTACGAGAACCTGGTCAACGAGGCCGACCAGTGGCGGCGTCAGGCCGAGGAGCAGCGCAACGAGTCGCTGCGGCGCACCCGCGAGGACATCCAGCGGATGGCGCGCGAGGCAGAGCAGTACCGCCGCAAGCTCGACACCGACGCCGAGGAGCGGCGGACCCAGATCGAGCGGGACTTCGAGATCTCGATGGCCGCCCGGCGGGAAGAGCAGATGCGGGTGCAGGCCGAGCGCGAGCACGCCAGCAGGCAGGAGGCGCAGCGCCGCGTCCGGGAGGCGACCGCGGAGGCCGAGCGTCGCGTCCGGCGGGCCGACGAGTACGCCGAGACCATGCTGCGGATGCGCCAGGACCTGGCCGAACGGGTTCGCGGGGCGCAGCGGGTGCTGGCCGCGGCCGAGCCGTTCCTGTCGGCCACCGAGGCCGGTGCCCCCGGTGAGCACTCCGACACCTACGTGGACACGACCGTCCACAACGGACAGGTGCCGATGGCTGACATCGAGCGGGACGAGGTCGCCGTGCCCAGGCAGCGCGACGAGGAGCCGGTCGCCGACGCGCCGGAGGTCGCGCACGCCGACGCCCGCGCTTAG
- a CDS encoding TetR/AcrR family transcriptional regulator has translation MSTTEPAATQSAPGEPASGASAAGGGHAGEAGTEHAPAGGAAVRASAGEAASGQSVSGGSARSTSTGPAPSRSSRSAPPRPAPSRSGAGASRASGGGRSTTDRSGRASTARPAGRPKDPARRERIARAAISVVAERGIEKLTHRAVAAAAGVPLGSTTYYFANLDDLLAEALRQAAGDDVAQLREWARGLDPSADFAAALADLVLHYLGPERSRTVVEHELYVAALHRPALAHVSTEWDAALAEEFTAHTDPVTGKVLSALFCGLLLQGVVRESVPTRDEIETLFRRVLGPAEKS, from the coding sequence ATGTCGACCACGGAGCCAGCGGCCACCCAGTCCGCGCCGGGCGAGCCCGCCTCGGGTGCGTCCGCGGCCGGAGGCGGCCACGCGGGCGAAGCCGGGACGGAGCACGCCCCGGCGGGCGGTGCCGCCGTCCGTGCCTCGGCGGGCGAGGCCGCGTCCGGGCAGTCCGTTTCGGGCGGTTCCGCGCGGTCCACATCGACCGGTCCGGCACCGTCGCGCTCATCGCGTTCGGCACCTCCGCGTCCGGCGCCCTCGCGTTCCGGCGCGGGTGCCTCCCGCGCGAGCGGCGGGGGACGGTCCACCACCGACAGGTCCGGCCGCGCCTCCACGGCTCGCCCGGCCGGGCGGCCGAAGGATCCCGCCCGGCGGGAGCGCATCGCCCGCGCCGCGATCAGCGTCGTCGCCGAGCGCGGCATCGAGAAGCTCACCCACCGCGCGGTGGCCGCCGCCGCGGGTGTCCCGCTGGGATCGACCACCTACTACTTCGCCAACCTCGACGACCTGCTGGCCGAGGCGTTGCGCCAGGCGGCGGGCGACGACGTCGCGCAGCTGCGCGAGTGGGCCCGCGGCCTGGACCCCTCCGCGGACTTCGCCGCGGCGCTGGCCGACCTGGTGCTGCACTACCTCGGGCCGGAGCGCTCGCGCACGGTGGTCGAGCACGAGCTCTACGTCGCCGCGCTGCACCGCCCCGCGCTGGCGCACGTGAGCACCGAGTGGGACGCCGCGCTGGCCGAGGAGTTCACCGCCCACACCGACCCGGTCACCGGCAAGGTCCTGTCCGCCCTGTTCTGCGGGCTGCTGCTGCAGGGCGTCGTCCGCGAATCGGTTCCGACACGAGATGAAATCGAGACGCTTTTCCGGCGCGTGCTCGGCCCGGCCGAAAAGAGCTGA